In Corynebacterium matruchotii, a single genomic region encodes these proteins:
- a CDS encoding DEAD/DEAH box helicase encodes MTPTYRTTITQPPRPAVYGDWPTWAYPPLITQLADEYSITRPYQHQSLTATTAHDGRHVIVATGTSSGKSLGYQLPALTDLARDPAACALYLTPTKALGNDQLTAILRLCRADPALASINPAPYDGDTPTEARRTIRATSRYLVTNPDMLHGGILAYPDLWRRLFANLRYVIVDEAHQYRGVFGAHVSLVLRRLLRLARRAQQPRGNMREGRRGGGVGAGGHGGPKTGGPVVILASATSNNPAQHAARLIGDPDVVAVTEDGSPRGRRTIILTEAGPADSSGGALGEDSGEASGGGTGEGLAADAGDAGRQADVRPGDRRRSVTTEAALLMADFLVEGARTLVFTKSRAGAELVALRAQTELARVGRPDLSARVAAYRAGYLAADRRRIEQALDDGELLGVAATNALELGIDIGGLDAVITAGFPGTLASFWQQAGRAGRRNQAATVALIASADPLDAYLVHHPDALISRPVEAAVFDPTNPHILAGHVLCAALEAPLTDREVAWFRAGPVVDRLVADGWLRRRPRGYYAAVPPGQPDPHRVVSVRGSGREVTIVESATGRVVGTVDAGQAASQVHPGAVYLHQGRSYVVDELSLAEGVALVHGEMPDYFTQALSSTTIRVVSAPDAACDEVAPGLLVANMLVEVTRQVTGYAVRDPGGATLAAVPLGMPPESLVTRAVAITIDPVVLAELGIQDVPGTLHAMEHALIGLLPLVATCDRWDIGGVSTALHQDTGLPTVFVYDGYPGGAGFADCGFSRFSEWVSATAVTVAGCECESGCPSCVQSPKCGNGNQPLDKRGAITLLQKICSMLDG; translated from the coding sequence ATGACCCCCACCTACCGCACCACCATCACCCAGCCGCCCCGACCCGCAGTCTACGGCGACTGGCCCACCTGGGCATATCCCCCACTCATCACCCAGCTTGCCGACGAATACAGCATCACCCGCCCCTACCAGCACCAAAGCCTCACCGCCACCACCGCCCACGATGGGCGCCACGTCATTGTCGCCACCGGCACCTCGTCGGGGAAATCATTGGGCTACCAACTCCCCGCCCTCACCGACCTGGCCCGCGACCCGGCAGCCTGCGCCCTCTACCTCACCCCCACCAAAGCCTTGGGAAACGACCAGCTCACCGCAATACTGCGGCTCTGTCGGGCCGACCCGGCGCTGGCCAGCATCAACCCCGCGCCTTACGACGGTGACACCCCCACCGAGGCCCGCCGCACCATTCGGGCCACCAGCCGCTACCTAGTCACTAACCCGGACATGCTCCACGGCGGGATTCTCGCCTACCCGGACCTGTGGCGGCGGCTGTTTGCAAACCTGCGATATGTCATCGTGGATGAGGCCCACCAATACCGGGGTGTTTTTGGGGCGCATGTTTCCCTGGTGCTTCGGCGGCTGCTCCGGCTCGCTCGGCGCGCACAGCAGCCACGGGGCAATATGAGGGAAGGCAGGCGTGGGGGTGGGGTTGGGGCCGGCGGGCATGGTGGGCCGAAAACTGGCGGGCCGGTCGTGATCCTGGCGTCCGCCACCAGCAATAATCCGGCCCAGCATGCGGCACGGCTCATTGGCGATCCTGACGTGGTGGCAGTCACCGAGGATGGGTCGCCGCGGGGTCGGCGCACCATTATTCTCACGGAAGCGGGGCCAGCGGATTCCTCCGGCGGGGCCCTCGGCGAAGACTCCGGTGAGGCTTCCGGTGGGGGCACGGGGGAAGGCTTGGCGGCGGATGCGGGGGATGCGGGGCGGCAAGCCGACGTTCGCCCTGGTGACCGACGGCGTTCCGTGACCACGGAGGCGGCGCTGCTCATGGCGGATTTCCTCGTCGAGGGTGCCCGCACCCTGGTGTTCACCAAGTCCCGGGCCGGCGCGGAGCTCGTAGCGTTGCGCGCCCAAACGGAGTTGGCCCGGGTCGGTAGACCAGACCTGAGTGCCCGGGTTGCCGCCTACCGGGCTGGTTATTTAGCGGCCGACCGGCGGCGGATCGAACAGGCACTCGACGATGGTGAGCTATTGGGGGTTGCTGCCACCAATGCCCTGGAGTTGGGGATTGACATTGGGGGTTTGGATGCGGTGATTACGGCCGGGTTTCCGGGAACTCTTGCGAGTTTTTGGCAGCAGGCGGGGCGTGCCGGGCGGCGGAATCAGGCCGCCACGGTGGCGCTTATCGCCAGTGCGGATCCGCTGGATGCGTATTTGGTGCACCACCCGGATGCGCTCATCAGCAGGCCGGTGGAGGCGGCGGTGTTCGATCCCACCAATCCCCACATTCTTGCCGGCCATGTTCTGTGCGCGGCATTGGAGGCGCCGCTGACGGATCGGGAAGTTGCGTGGTTTCGGGCGGGGCCGGTGGTGGACCGGCTGGTGGCGGACGGGTGGTTGCGGCGGCGACCGCGGGGATATTATGCGGCGGTGCCACCGGGGCAGCCGGACCCACATCGGGTGGTGAGTGTGCGGGGTTCGGGCCGGGAGGTCACGATTGTGGAGTCGGCGACGGGCCGGGTGGTGGGCACGGTCGATGCCGGCCAGGCGGCGAGCCAGGTGCATCCGGGCGCGGTGTATTTGCATCAGGGGCGTAGCTATGTGGTGGATGAGTTATCGCTGGCGGAAGGCGTGGCGTTAGTGCACGGGGAGATGCCGGATTATTTCACGCAGGCGCTGTCGTCGACGACGATTCGGGTGGTGTCAGCGCCTGATGCGGCATGCGATGAGGTGGCGCCGGGGCTGCTGGTGGCAAATATGCTGGTGGAGGTGACCCGGCAGGTGACAGGCTATGCGGTGCGGGATCCGGGCGGGGCGACGCTAGCAGCGGTGCCGTTGGGTATGCCGCCGGAGTCGCTGGTGACTCGGGCGGTGGCGATCACGATAGATCCAGTGGTGTTGGCGGAGTTGGGGATTCAGGATGTGCCGGGCACGTTGCACGCGATGGAGCATGCGCTAATTGGGCTTTTGCCGCTGGTGGCGACCTGTGACCGGTGGGATATTGGTGGGGTGTCGACGGCGTTGCACCAGGACACGGGGCTACCCACGGTGTTTGTGTATGACGGCTATCCGGGCGGGGCGGGGTTCGCGGACTGCGGGTTTTCCCGGTTTAGCGAGTGGGTTTCGGCGACCGCGGTGACAGTGGCGGGCTGTGAGTGCGAGTCGGGGTGCCCGTCATGCGTGCAGTCGCCGAAGTGCGGGAATGGAAACCAGCCGTTAGACAAACGCGGCGCAATCACCCTGTTGCAGAAAATATGTTCGATGCTGGATGGTTAG
- a CDS encoding cold-shock protein, with product MAKGTVKWFNAEKGFGFIEPEDGSADVFVHYSEINGDGFRYLEEDQVVEFEVGGGAKGTQALNVRVIR from the coding sequence ATGGCTAAAGGCACTGTTAAATGGTTTAATGCTGAGAAGGGTTTTGGGTTTATCGAGCCGGAGGATGGTTCGGCTGACGTGTTCGTGCATTATTCCGAAATCAACGGTGATGGGTTCCGATACCTGGAGGAGGATCAGGTAGTGGAGTTTGAAGTGGGTGGCGGGGCTAAGGGCACCCAGGCATTGAACGTTCGTGTGATTCGGTAA
- the topA gene encoding type I DNA topoisomerase, whose translation MAEGNDIKRLVIVESTTKAKKIAPYLGSNYIVEASVGHIRDLPRGAADVPPKYKKEPWARLGVNVDKNFTPLYVVSPDKKKKVADLKAKLKDVDELLLATDPDREGEAIAWHLLQTLKPKVPVRRMVFHEITKPAILAAAQNTRELDNNLVDAQETRRILDRLYGYEVSPVLWKKVMPRLSAGRVQSVATRVIVDRERNRMVFVPAEYWDLAAEFTAPASAGTASQGSSTSTDGGDDRKFTGRLSRVNGKRVAAGRDFNDRGELTSDAVVVTKAQAEQLATQLQHVTLPVINVEEKPYTRKPSAPFMTSTLQQEAGRKLHYTSERTMRVAQRLYENGHITYMRTDSTTLSEQGLQAARQQAIALFGKDHVADSPRRYDRKVKNSQEAHEAIRPAGEQFSTPAELRSQLDAEEYKLYELIWQRTIASQMADVKGVSMKVTIGNEDVEFTTTGRTVTFAGFLRAYSDAIADAAASSDANQSRLPHLKVGDEVAISDVAADEHTTNPPARYTEASLVKKMEDLGIGRPSTYASIIKTIQDRGYVYSRGNALVPSWVAFAVVGLMEKSFAALVDYDFTSSMEDELDDIAAGNEVGANWLKGFYFGDKHASDATAETIARQGGLKALVGNNLEQIDARVVNSLPLFDDDQGRPIYVRVGRYGPYLERQIGVKPDGEPEFQRANLSDTTTPDELTLEFAEKLFATPQSGRELGVNPANGRVIVVKEGRFGPYVTEIMGADEKEKVAVSAEQIVAEERAAEDAQRAAEGKRAKNWETKTAIAAKEKRINQIIEETLKPATASLFSSMDPSTVTLEEALQLISLPREVGVDPTDGQMITAQNGRYGPYLKKGTDSRSLSSEEQIFTITLDEARRIYAEPKRRGRGAATQQAIKELGDNDVSGKPMSVKDGRFGPYVTDGETNASLRKGDDPLTLTDARANELLSERRAKEAADGGPKKKATKKTAAKKKTTTKKAVKKPTKTTKRVVKAGSRSK comes from the coding sequence ATGGCTGAAGGCAATGACATCAAGCGTCTGGTCATCGTTGAGTCCACGACGAAGGCCAAAAAGATTGCCCCCTATTTAGGCAGCAATTACATCGTTGAGGCGTCGGTGGGTCATATCCGTGACCTGCCGCGGGGGGCTGCTGATGTGCCGCCGAAATATAAGAAGGAGCCATGGGCGCGACTCGGGGTGAATGTGGATAAGAACTTCACCCCGTTATATGTGGTGAGCCCGGATAAAAAGAAGAAGGTGGCGGATCTCAAGGCCAAGCTCAAGGATGTGGATGAGCTGTTGTTGGCCACTGACCCGGACCGGGAGGGTGAGGCCATTGCGTGGCATTTGTTGCAAACCTTAAAGCCGAAGGTGCCGGTGCGGCGCATGGTGTTCCATGAGATCACCAAGCCGGCGATTTTAGCGGCGGCCCAAAACACCCGGGAGCTGGACAATAACCTGGTGGATGCGCAGGAGACCCGCCGCATTTTGGACCGGTTGTATGGCTATGAGGTTTCCCCGGTGTTGTGGAAGAAGGTGATGCCCCGGCTGAGCGCGGGCCGGGTGCAGTCGGTGGCGACCCGGGTGATTGTGGATCGGGAACGCAACCGCATGGTGTTTGTGCCGGCCGAGTATTGGGACTTGGCGGCCGAGTTCACGGCCCCCGCGTCGGCGGGCACGGCGTCGCAAGGCTCGTCGACAAGCACGGACGGCGGGGACGACCGGAAGTTTACGGGCCGGCTGAGCAGGGTCAACGGCAAGCGGGTGGCTGCGGGCCGGGATTTCAACGATCGTGGCGAGCTCACAAGCGACGCGGTGGTGGTGACCAAGGCGCAGGCCGAACAATTGGCTACCCAATTGCAGCACGTGACCCTGCCGGTCATAAACGTGGAGGAGAAGCCGTACACCCGGAAACCGTCGGCGCCGTTCATGACTTCAACGCTGCAGCAGGAGGCGGGCCGGAAGCTGCACTACACGTCGGAGCGCACCATGCGGGTGGCGCAGCGACTGTACGAAAACGGGCACATCACCTACATGCGTACCGACTCCACAACCCTATCTGAGCAGGGTTTGCAGGCCGCCCGGCAGCAGGCGATCGCCTTGTTCGGCAAGGATCATGTGGCGGATTCGCCGCGTCGCTACGACCGTAAGGTGAAGAATTCGCAGGAGGCCCACGAGGCTATCCGCCCGGCCGGGGAACAGTTTTCCACCCCGGCGGAGCTCCGGTCACAGCTGGATGCGGAGGAATATAAGCTGTACGAACTGATTTGGCAGCGTACGATCGCATCGCAAATGGCGGATGTGAAGGGCGTGTCCATGAAGGTCACGATCGGTAACGAGGATGTGGAGTTCACCACGACGGGCCGCACGGTCACGTTCGCCGGGTTCCTGCGCGCCTATTCGGATGCGATTGCCGATGCCGCCGCGAGCTCCGACGCGAACCAAAGCCGACTGCCGCACCTGAAAGTCGGCGACGAGGTGGCGATTTCCGATGTTGCCGCCGACGAGCACACCACGAACCCGCCCGCCCGCTACACCGAAGCGTCGCTGGTGAAAAAGATGGAGGATTTAGGCATCGGCCGCCCCTCCACATACGCCAGCATCATTAAAACCATTCAGGACCGCGGCTACGTGTATTCGCGCGGCAATGCGCTGGTGCCCAGCTGGGTGGCGTTCGCCGTGGTGGGGTTGATGGAGAAATCGTTCGCCGCCCTGGTGGACTATGATTTCACGTCCTCCATGGAGGATGAGCTCGACGACATTGCTGCAGGGAACGAGGTTGGTGCGAACTGGCTCAAGGGGTTCTATTTCGGCGACAAGCACGCCTCCGACGCCACCGCCGAAACCATCGCTCGCCAGGGCGGCCTGAAAGCGCTGGTGGGCAATAACCTGGAGCAGATTGATGCGCGAGTGGTCAACTCCCTACCGCTTTTCGACGACGACCAGGGCCGACCCATTTATGTGCGGGTGGGCCGGTACGGCCCCTACCTGGAACGCCAAATCGGGGTGAAACCGGACGGGGAACCCGAATTCCAGCGCGCTAACCTTTCCGACACCACCACCCCGGACGAGCTCACGCTGGAGTTCGCCGAGAAACTCTTCGCCACCCCCCAATCGGGCCGGGAGCTGGGCGTAAACCCCGCCAACGGCCGGGTCATTGTGGTCAAAGAGGGTAGGTTCGGGCCCTATGTCACCGAGATCATGGGTGCGGACGAGAAGGAAAAAGTGGCGGTGTCCGCGGAACAGATTGTTGCCGAGGAGCGGGCCGCGGAGGACGCCCAACGCGCCGCCGAGGGCAAGCGGGCCAAAAACTGGGAGACCAAAACCGCGATTGCCGCGAAGGAAAAACGCATCAACCAGATCATTGAGGAAACCCTGAAGCCGGCCACCGCTTCCTTGTTCTCCAGCATGGACCCGTCCACGGTGACCCTGGAGGAAGCCCTGCAATTGATCTCCCTGCCCCGGGAGGTGGGGGTAGATCCCACCGACGGCCAGATGATTACCGCCCAAAACGGCCGCTACGGCCCCTATCTGAAGAAGGGCACGGATTCCCGATCCCTAAGCAGTGAGGAACAAATCTTCACCATCACCCTGGATGAGGCCCGCCGCATTTATGCGGAGCCGAAACGCCGGGGTCGGGGCGCCGCCACCCAGCAGGCCATTAAGGAACTGGGCGATAATGACGTGTCCGGCAAGCCCATGAGCGTGAAGGACGGCAGGTTCGGCCCCTATGTGACTGATGGGGAAACCAATGCGTCGCTACGCAAGGGTGACGATCCCCTCACCCTGACGGATGCGCGGGCCAACGAACTCTTGTCCGAGCGGCGCGCCAAAGAAGCCGCGGACGGCGGGCCGAAAAAGAAGGCCACGAAGAAAACCGCGGCAAAGAAGAAAACCACGACGAAGAAGGCGGTGAAGAAACCGACGAAAACCACCAAGCGGGTCGTGAAGGCCGGCAGCCGCAGTAAATAA
- a CDS encoding LppP/LprE family lipoprotein — protein sequence MMKLRAALAVTATILAGAVGGLSGCALPTGMAGLGNGAGTGLTGTQVADTECHPQLDLAETAFGLWVTAKKIPIQGSSHQFYFTVQDNYFDPCADLSWVTLQGVEQDPAHYDPMAMESAQRTLIFFHRDQLITDASFLLAYDARDITVADNQLEVTYEALAYPRVTEGPTQKITYKYADGALRQQANPTIDVKPLKLDFHTNPPASDAITIPLGNANYSPAIKTYEGNVLADVPMGGGKILCDFYLTQKTSGPSCTNRQKATWPIVNEGPAQAPTNSDSKSNSEGKTNFAAFSFSPPPSLRTSYFPSGNINPRTRSRTSPWCKWAPILWIPAAIPSRFRIIPAPWCLATAWRSSGTSHYSLWTNPGGRRI from the coding sequence GTGATGAAACTGCGTGCGGCACTGGCGGTAACAGCGACCATACTTGCCGGTGCCGTGGGCGGACTGTCCGGTTGCGCCCTACCGACCGGCATGGCGGGTCTCGGCAACGGCGCCGGCACCGGGCTGACCGGCACACAGGTGGCCGACACCGAATGCCACCCCCAACTCGACCTGGCCGAAACCGCTTTCGGACTGTGGGTAACTGCTAAGAAAATCCCCATCCAGGGCAGCAGCCACCAGTTTTATTTCACAGTGCAGGACAACTACTTCGACCCCTGCGCCGACCTCAGCTGGGTGACCCTCCAGGGCGTGGAGCAGGACCCGGCGCACTACGATCCCATGGCAATGGAATCCGCACAACGCACTCTCATATTTTTTCATCGTGACCAATTGATTACCGATGCGAGTTTCCTCCTTGCCTATGATGCGCGCGACATTACGGTCGCCGATAACCAGCTGGAAGTCACCTACGAAGCCCTAGCCTACCCGCGCGTGACCGAGGGGCCCACCCAGAAAATCACCTATAAATATGCGGATGGGGCGCTGCGGCAGCAAGCCAACCCCACCATCGACGTGAAGCCTCTGAAGCTGGACTTTCACACCAACCCGCCCGCGAGCGACGCCATCACCATCCCCCTGGGTAACGCGAATTACTCGCCCGCAATTAAAACATATGAAGGTAATGTGCTTGCCGACGTCCCCATGGGCGGCGGAAAAATCCTCTGCGATTTCTACCTGACCCAGAAAACCAGCGGCCCGAGCTGCACGAACCGGCAGAAAGCCACCTGGCCAATCGTCAATGAGGGCCCCGCGCAGGCGCCAACCAATAGCGACAGCAAGAGCAACAGTGAAGGTAAAACCAATTTCGCAGCCTTCTCGTTCAGCCCACCACCATCATTGCGCACATCCTATTTCCCGTCGGGGAATATCAACCCGAGGACACGTTCCCGGACGAGTCCGTGGTGCAAGTGGGCCCCTATTTTGTGGATACCCGCGGCGATACCGTCAAGATTTCGAATAATTCCAGCACCGTGGTGCTTGGCGACGGCGTGGCGGAGCTCCGGGACGAGCCACTATTCACTCTGGACAAATCCCGGTGGCCGCAGGATCTGA
- a CDS encoding nucleotidyl transferase AbiEii/AbiGii toxin family protein, whose amino-acid sequence MPPTPNDLKNLADRNRETPEGILKRLINTITTTKPLHSNSQNPIELKNRATKQVLSRHLAIQLTNHARGKIMISGGTSLMLRAPDARITEDLDILTLFNPTTKAMDALCELMSEDKNDPFTYECFHADDIKSRKGNSFEIDVYLHGRFQSTIKMDAIKARGRELNQQGMFNGVTKLRVRDPLLSTHNDKKELTTLQLISPEKYLAGKIAGLFRIQSGKLQKVLRWKDLRDITTLATSLPIDSDKFQKALNDLVIDSHGSFTIPTRQNMTEFFTQAQKNRDYIDSGNDNFYQINRFSVETMVKILSELLKCPKGSLWELDVHDPQLQNLENQQKSSQFTIQDLQNFDMKIWEVKDTTTDKDTRSLHGAFDCECNKHVKLTDAKSTYYMTDPRELIEAGIPAQLMLDEGLEREEEVMSIQEEQWDTEEDEEWFAAREDNDEDDENELGL is encoded by the coding sequence ATGCCCCCTACACCAAATGACTTAAAAAATCTCGCTGACAGAAACCGAGAAACCCCTGAAGGAATCCTCAAACGACTCATCAATACAATCACTACAACAAAACCACTACACTCTAATTCTCAAAATCCTATTGAGTTAAAGAATCGAGCAACAAAGCAAGTTTTGAGCCGACATCTTGCCATCCAACTCACCAATCATGCTCGTGGAAAAATTATGATTAGTGGTGGTACTTCTCTCATGCTCCGAGCACCTGATGCCCGAATAACAGAAGATCTTGATATTCTCACTCTCTTTAATCCAACAACCAAAGCAATGGATGCTTTGTGCGAACTCATGTCTGAGGATAAAAATGATCCTTTCACATACGAATGCTTCCATGCTGATGATATTAAAAGTAGAAAAGGCAACAGCTTTGAAATTGATGTATATCTTCATGGGCGATTCCAAAGCACTATCAAGATGGATGCAATCAAAGCTAGAGGAAGAGAACTTAACCAACAAGGTATGTTTAATGGGGTAACTAAACTACGAGTGCGGGACCCACTACTATCCACCCATAATGACAAAAAAGAACTCACCACACTCCAACTCATTAGCCCAGAAAAATACCTTGCTGGAAAAATAGCCGGGCTTTTCCGTATCCAATCTGGCAAGTTGCAAAAAGTTTTACGCTGGAAAGACCTCCGCGATATTACGACCCTTGCTACAAGTCTTCCTATCGATTCTGATAAATTTCAGAAGGCCTTAAACGATCTTGTCATTGATTCCCATGGTAGTTTTACCATTCCTACCCGACAAAACATGACAGAATTCTTCACACAAGCTCAAAAGAACCGGGACTATATTGATAGTGGAAACGATAATTTTTACCAGATTAATCGGTTCTCTGTAGAGACTATGGTCAAAATATTATCTGAACTCCTAAAGTGCCCCAAGGGTAGCTTGTGGGAACTTGATGTTCACGACCCACAATTACAAAATCTAGAAAATCAACAAAAATCATCCCAATTTACCATACAAGATCTTCAGAATTTTGACATGAAAATCTGGGAGGTTAAGGACACTACAACAGATAAAGATACAAGAAGTTTACATGGTGCTTTTGATTGTGAGTGTAACAAACATGTCAAGCTTACGGATGCTAAATCTACATATTACATGACTGATCCCAGAGAGTTAATAGAAGCTGGCATACCTGCCCAACTAATGTTGGATGAAGGCTTGGAAAGGGAAGAAGAAGTCATGTCAATTCAGGAAGAGCAATGGGACACCGAAGAGGATGAGGAATGGTTCGCGGCAAGAGAAGATAATGATGAAGATGATGAAAATGAACTTGGCTTGTAA